From the Alkalibacter rhizosphaerae genome, one window contains:
- a CDS encoding AMP-binding protein: MKIAFSTLGCPDFNWSEIYAMAKDLGFDGIEIRGLGNELAAFHAQPFHPEHLEETKNKLKELRLDIPCLSSGCCLRFPDQAQANHDEIVQYMTLASKLGTPYVRILGDLEPHPTGEVDDQVVLSALKKLAPIAEELNVTLLVETNGVYTNTGRLAELLNEVASDNVQALWDLHHPYRYGGETPATTVKNLGAYIKYVHIKDSVLENGKTKYRMMGEGDLPIDDMMQALFSINYEGYVSLEWVKRWASDLDDAGVVFPNFASYMDRYLQKSQTGGRLFDNIQKTGKYIWEKDTLIDLTFPQMLDRVVEAFPNQYAFRYTTLDYTRTYTEFRDDVDTFARSLIALGVRSGDHVAVWATNVPEWFIAFWATVKIGAVLVTVNTAYKIHEAEYLLRQSDTHTLILIDGFKDSNYVGILKELCPELDTHTPGRPLHAKRLPFLRNIITIESKQPGCLTWEEAISLSKEVPLEEVYRRAYTMGKHDVCNMQYTSGTTGFPKGVMLTHYNIINNGKNIADCMDLSTADQMLIHVPMFHCFGMVLSMTACMTHGSTMSPIPAYSPRLALECIRTEPITAINGVPTMFIAMLEHEDFAETDFSKLRTGIMAGSPCPVKVMQDVVDKMNVSQITIVYGQTEASPGCTQSRIDDPVEVRVGTVGRPLPGVECKIVDPETGEDLPDDTDGEFVVRGYNVMKGYYKMPEATKAAIDEDGWLHTGDLACRDAANNYKITGRIKDMIIRGGENIYPKEIEDFIYTHSKVSDVQVIGVPDKQYGEEIMACVILKEGESLTQEELKEYIRSRMAKHKTPRYVEFVKEFPMNAAGKIMKYKMREWATKHLELEGDGTNVTV; encoded by the coding sequence ATGAAAATTGCATTTTCCACCCTGGGTTGCCCGGACTTTAATTGGAGTGAGATCTATGCCATGGCAAAAGACCTTGGTTTTGACGGTATCGAAATTCGAGGACTGGGTAATGAACTGGCGGCTTTTCACGCGCAGCCTTTTCATCCGGAACATTTGGAGGAAACCAAAAATAAATTAAAGGAATTGCGGTTGGATATCCCCTGCTTGTCTTCCGGTTGTTGCTTGAGATTTCCAGACCAGGCACAAGCCAATCATGACGAGATCGTTCAATACATGACCCTTGCCTCTAAGCTGGGAACTCCATATGTACGGATCCTTGGTGACTTGGAACCTCATCCCACCGGAGAAGTGGATGATCAGGTTGTCCTATCCGCATTGAAAAAGCTGGCTCCAATTGCAGAAGAATTGAATGTCACCCTGTTAGTGGAAACAAATGGAGTTTATACGAATACAGGACGGCTAGCCGAGCTTCTCAATGAAGTCGCCAGTGACAACGTCCAAGCACTTTGGGACTTGCATCATCCCTACCGGTACGGCGGAGAAACTCCAGCCACCACGGTCAAAAACCTGGGAGCATACATCAAATACGTCCACATCAAGGATTCTGTCCTTGAAAACGGCAAAACCAAATACCGTATGATGGGAGAAGGAGATCTTCCCATCGATGACATGATGCAGGCGCTGTTTTCCATCAACTACGAAGGTTATGTATCGCTGGAATGGGTCAAACGCTGGGCATCGGACCTGGATGATGCCGGTGTTGTGTTCCCAAATTTCGCTTCCTATATGGATCGTTATCTGCAAAAGAGTCAAACAGGAGGGCGTTTGTTCGACAACATCCAGAAAACGGGTAAATACATCTGGGAAAAAGACACACTCATCGACCTTACATTCCCCCAAATGTTGGATCGGGTCGTCGAAGCTTTTCCCAATCAATATGCATTTCGTTATACCACACTGGATTATACGCGTACCTACACTGAATTTCGAGATGATGTGGACACTTTTGCCCGATCCTTGATCGCATTGGGTGTTCGTTCCGGAGATCACGTCGCCGTTTGGGCCACCAATGTCCCGGAATGGTTTATCGCTTTTTGGGCCACTGTGAAGATCGGTGCCGTACTGGTCACCGTCAATACGGCTTACAAAATCCATGAAGCAGAGTACCTCCTTCGACAATCCGACACCCATACCCTGATCCTGATCGATGGGTTCAAAGATTCCAACTACGTGGGTATTTTAAAAGAACTTTGTCCCGAATTAGACACCCACACACCAGGAAGGCCCCTTCATGCCAAACGATTGCCTTTCCTTCGCAACATCATCACCATCGAATCCAAACAACCCGGTTGCCTGACCTGGGAGGAAGCAATTTCCCTGTCCAAAGAAGTTCCTTTGGAAGAGGTATACCGAAGAGCCTATACCATGGGAAAGCATGATGTATGCAACATGCAGTACACATCCGGCACAACCGGATTCCCAAAAGGCGTCATGTTGACCCATTACAACATCATAAACAACGGGAAAAACATTGCCGACTGCATGGATCTGTCCACAGCAGACCAGATGCTCATCCATGTTCCCATGTTCCATTGCTTTGGCATGGTTTTGTCTATGACCGCGTGTATGACACATGGAAGCACCATGTCTCCCATCCCTGCCTATTCGCCCCGACTTGCTTTGGAATGCATACGCACGGAACCCATCACCGCCATCAATGGAGTGCCTACCATGTTCATCGCCATGCTGGAGCATGAGGATTTCGCCGAGACCGACTTTTCCAAGCTACGGACCGGCATCATGGCAGGAAGCCCTTGTCCCGTAAAAGTGATGCAAGATGTGGTGGACAAAATGAATGTTTCCCAGATCACCATCGTTTACGGACAAACAGAAGCATCTCCAGGTTGCACCCAAAGTCGGATCGACGACCCTGTCGAGGTTCGGGTCGGAACGGTGGGACGTCCCCTCCCCGGCGTGGAGTGCAAGATCGTTGATCCGGAAACTGGCGAAGACCTTCCTGATGATACGGATGGTGAATTTGTTGTCCGGGGTTACAATGTCATGAAAGGTTATTACAAAATGCCGGAAGCAACCAAAGCAGCTATAGATGAAGACGGCTGGCTTCATACCGGTGATTTGGCTTGTCGAGATGCTGCCAACAATTACAAGATCACCGGCCGGATCAAAGACATGATCATCCGAGGTGGAGAAAACATCTATCCAAAGGAGATAGAAGACTTCATTTATACCCACTCAAAAGTTAGCGACGTTCAAGTCATCGGCGTTCCCGACAAGCAGTATGGAGAAGAAATCATGGCATGTGTCATTCTCAAAGAAGGTGAAAGCCTTACCCAGGAGGAATTGAAAGAATACATCCGCTCACGCATGGCAAAACACAAGACACCTCGATATGTGGAATTCGTCAAAGAATTCCCCATGAATGCTGCCGGAAAGATCATGAAGTACAAAATGCGGGAATGGGCAACAAAACACCTCGAGTTGGAAGGAGACGGAACCAACGTCACCGTTTAA
- a CDS encoding DUF5320 domain-containing protein, with protein sequence MPRRDGTGPMSQGAVTGRGLGRCTGVNANGATPFAGRGMGRMARGIGMGIGFGLGCGRGLGRFLLGSRQVGNERAILEEEKQILKSRMDAIDQMLNESTDDNA encoded by the coding sequence ATGCCAAGAAGAGATGGAACAGGACCAATGAGTCAAGGAGCCGTCACAGGTAGAGGTTTGGGACGATGTACTGGCGTCAACGCCAATGGAGCCACACCTTTTGCGGGTAGGGGCATGGGGAGAATGGCCAGAGGCATTGGAATGGGTATAGGTTTCGGACTGGGTTGTGGTCGAGGGCTGGGAAGATTTCTTTTAGGCAGTCGACAAGTGGGCAATGAACGTGCTATTCTTGAAGAAGAAAAACAAATCTTGAAAAGTAGAATGGACGCCATCGATCAAATGTTGAACGAGTCTACCGACGACAACGCATAA
- a CDS encoding DUF134 domain-containing protein encodes MPRPRKGKKVCCIPENTSFGPLNDRDGKRDVVFMSVEEYETIRLIDYEGLTQEECAQNMQVARGTVQKLYTDARRKISQSFVDGKNIRIQGGDYLLYEEGEKVHGCRRCRRGRGHGNG; translated from the coding sequence GTGCCAAGACCAAGAAAAGGGAAAAAAGTTTGCTGTATTCCGGAAAACACATCTTTTGGTCCATTGAATGATCGAGACGGAAAAAGAGATGTCGTTTTCATGAGCGTGGAAGAATACGAGACCATACGGCTCATTGACTATGAGGGATTGACGCAGGAAGAGTGCGCCCAGAACATGCAAGTAGCCAGAGGAACGGTACAAAAGCTTTATACGGATGCACGCCGGAAAATATCCCAGTCCTTTGTAGACGGTAAAAACATTCGGATCCAGGGCGGAGATTACCTGCTATATGAAGAGGGAGAAAAGGTCCATGGATGTCGCCGATGCCGAAGGGGTCGGGGACATGGGAACGGTTAA
- a CDS encoding toll/interleukin-1 receptor domain-containing protein — translation MDHRSYTYQAFISYRHIKPDMDIAKELHRQIESYSIPSTLKKRLGIKKMGKVFRDQEELPTSADLGMDIQHALEESNWLIVICTPRLPASKWCMKEIDAFIAMGKEDHILTLLVEGEPEESFPPQLRFRTIDGVKVEVEPLAADVRSTDPKEMLKKLKVEKLRILAPILGVSFDDLKQRAKEQRLRNIAKISAATSLLLAAFGLYAINRNAIIAKERDNSYRNEMLLLLEKSTLATRQGDKIAASIHALDALEISSKIQHDQEETLQNALESSMYANLGDEISYIKNNNMILTDLTFSPTGDRLLAIANTNSAVLIDPYDGEMLFTVNNNLEPLGSVGFSKDGQQFFTICHWENSLTIWDSNNGEKLWEYKMEDRESWVLGFASFTSTPDQMVIKEEDRLLLWNTATNQEEVLMEDLQSFATRYASVTVSDDGKILGLLGDLDGKIHIWDLENKGTWTLDDKDDRYEEMLAFNADGSLLASSSGPTVEIWNMNSRQIFFSYEMTSGDVTDMSFSPSQNLLALSSTLSVDLLDLEEEEINQKIDSEMLENQICRSTFSPDGSYLLIHQWGFRLYDVETGVLLTDFYDLKGSDAIFHRNGSLLLSTENGHVGAFATPDNATVTTMPDYDEPLFFTPRFTPPDDKEIQLETNHVSDPTFGSAPPQMYSSPDGIFLALAHSDGFVEIWKIGSSNRALYGIAEHTLPVTDMIFHEGLMASASKDGRVMLFDLELGQIRSVIPATGAVDRLEFSPDGRKIMIFCSQQQEALVFDTQQAIHLFTLKSKDPMINDMGFDRNNTQAVLINGDGSAEIGKLFSQQDLLLDAINNRIHKTRKEY, via the coding sequence ATGGACCACCGATCCTATACTTATCAAGCATTCATCAGCTATCGCCACATTAAGCCGGATATGGACATCGCAAAAGAACTCCATCGTCAAATAGAGTCCTATTCCATACCGTCCACTTTAAAAAAGCGTCTCGGTATTAAAAAAATGGGAAAAGTATTCCGCGATCAGGAAGAGCTTCCCACATCTGCAGATCTGGGCATGGACATTCAACATGCTTTGGAAGAGAGCAATTGGTTGATCGTCATTTGCACACCCCGGCTTCCTGCTTCCAAATGGTGCATGAAGGAGATCGATGCTTTTATAGCCATGGGTAAAGAAGATCATATCTTGACCTTGTTGGTGGAAGGAGAACCGGAAGAGTCCTTCCCTCCCCAACTTCGTTTTCGAACCATTGACGGAGTCAAAGTAGAAGTGGAACCACTGGCGGCAGATGTTCGATCGACGGACCCCAAAGAAATGTTGAAGAAGTTAAAAGTGGAAAAACTTCGGATCCTGGCACCCATCCTGGGCGTTTCCTTCGACGATTTGAAACAGCGCGCAAAAGAACAGCGGCTGAGAAATATTGCAAAAATTTCCGCAGCCACCAGTCTCTTGTTGGCCGCTTTTGGCTTGTATGCCATAAACAGGAATGCCATTATCGCCAAAGAAAGGGACAATTCCTACCGAAACGAAATGCTTTTGCTTTTGGAAAAATCAACCTTGGCAACCAGACAAGGTGACAAAATCGCAGCTTCCATCCACGCCTTGGATGCACTGGAAATCAGTTCGAAAATCCAGCACGATCAGGAGGAAACGCTGCAAAATGCGTTGGAATCCTCCATGTATGCCAATCTTGGAGATGAGATCTCCTATATCAAAAACAACAACATGATCTTGACAGATTTGACCTTTTCTCCAACTGGTGATCGTCTACTGGCCATTGCCAACACCAATTCAGCCGTCCTGATCGATCCATACGACGGAGAAATGCTTTTTACCGTCAACAACAACCTGGAACCCCTGGGTTCTGTAGGTTTTTCGAAAGATGGCCAACAGTTCTTCACCATCTGTCATTGGGAAAACAGCTTGACGATCTGGGACAGTAACAACGGCGAAAAACTGTGGGAATATAAAATGGAAGACAGAGAATCCTGGGTGCTGGGTTTTGCCTCTTTTACTTCCACACCCGATCAGATGGTGATCAAAGAAGAAGATCGCCTCCTCCTTTGGAATACAGCTACAAACCAAGAAGAAGTGCTGATGGAAGATCTCCAATCCTTTGCCACCAGATACGCTTCCGTTACCGTCTCCGATGATGGCAAAATACTGGGTTTGCTGGGTGATTTGGATGGGAAGATCCATATTTGGGATCTGGAAAACAAGGGGACGTGGACCCTGGATGACAAAGACGATCGGTACGAAGAGATGTTGGCCTTCAATGCGGATGGAAGCTTATTGGCCAGTTCAAGCGGTCCAACTGTCGAGATCTGGAACATGAATAGCAGGCAGATCTTCTTTTCGTATGAAATGACCAGCGGCGATGTAACGGATATGAGCTTCTCTCCCTCCCAAAATCTTCTGGCCCTTTCCAGCACCTTGTCGGTCGATCTTCTGGATCTTGAAGAGGAGGAAATAAATCAGAAAATCGACAGTGAAATGTTGGAAAATCAAATTTGTCGTTCCACTTTCAGTCCGGACGGGTCTTATCTTTTAATCCATCAATGGGGATTTCGACTTTATGATGTGGAAACAGGAGTTCTGTTAACGGATTTTTATGATTTGAAAGGAAGCGATGCTATTTTTCATCGTAACGGATCACTCCTATTATCCACAGAAAACGGCCATGTTGGCGCCTTCGCCACACCGGACAACGCTACTGTGACAACGATGCCCGATTACGATGAACCTTTATTTTTCACACCCAGGTTCACTCCTCCGGACGATAAAGAGATCCAATTGGAAACGAACCATGTTTCGGATCCCACTTTTGGATCTGCACCGCCTCAAATGTATTCTTCTCCAGACGGTATTTTTCTTGCCCTTGCCCACAGCGACGGCTTTGTTGAAATTTGGAAAATTGGAAGTTCCAACAGGGCCTTATACGGAATCGCCGAACACACTCTGCCGGTGACGGACATGATTTTCCATGAAGGATTAATGGCTAGTGCCTCCAAGGATGGCCGGGTCATGCTTTTTGATTTGGAACTTGGCCAGATCCGCTCTGTCATTCCTGCAACAGGAGCAGTAGACCGGCTGGAGTTTTCGCCGGATGGACGAAAAATCATGATCTTTTGTTCCCAACAACAAGAAGCTTTGGTTTTTGACACACAGCAGGCCATACACTTGTTTACATTAAAAAGCAAGGATCCAATGATAAACGACATGGGTTTTGACAGGAACAATACACAAGCCGTTCTGATCAATGGAGATGGATCCGCCGAGATCGGCAAGCTGTTTTCCCAACAGGATCTACTGTTGGATGCAATCAATAATCGAATCCATAAAACGAGAAAGGAATACTAA
- a CDS encoding aldo/keto reductase, giving the protein MKKLGFGYMRLPLMDDQDKKSFDFETLNAMVDAFMDRGFTYFDTAYVYHDYQSEKALRESLVKRYPRESFTVATKLPMRDFHTKEEMGKIFNEQLENCGVDYFDYYMLHNIGHNSYKKAVEFDSFDFGFQKKKEGKVKKFGFSFHETPELLEEIFQKYPGLDFVQLQLNYVDWDHPNIQSRRCLELANQYEIPVIVMEPIKGGNLVQVPEKAEMLMKTYDSNASIPSWALRFAASQKGVFMVLSGMNAMEQIEDNMNALDPFIPLNEREYSIIGQVVEAINEYTAIDCTTCGYCEKECPQNIAIPDYFSLYNSAKRNTGDNRSSQFVYYMNLTATRGKASDCIECRKCESACPQHLEISQLLKDVAAEFEKGPGLPSRK; this is encoded by the coding sequence ATGAAAAAATTAGGCTTTGGATATATGAGATTGCCTCTCATGGATGATCAGGACAAAAAATCTTTCGATTTCGAGACACTTAATGCCATGGTGGATGCTTTTATGGACAGAGGATTCACGTATTTTGATACGGCGTATGTCTATCATGATTACCAGTCGGAGAAGGCGCTGCGGGAAAGCCTGGTAAAAAGGTACCCCAGAGAATCCTTTACAGTGGCAACAAAGCTTCCCATGCGGGATTTTCACACCAAAGAGGAAATGGGAAAGATCTTTAATGAACAGTTGGAAAATTGCGGAGTGGACTATTTTGACTACTACATGCTCCATAACATCGGTCATAATTCCTACAAAAAAGCGGTAGAGTTTGACAGTTTCGATTTTGGTTTTCAGAAAAAGAAAGAAGGGAAAGTCAAGAAGTTTGGTTTTTCTTTTCACGAAACACCGGAGTTGTTGGAGGAGATCTTTCAAAAATATCCAGGACTGGATTTCGTCCAGCTCCAATTGAATTATGTGGATTGGGATCATCCCAACATTCAGTCCCGACGTTGTCTGGAGTTGGCAAACCAATATGAGATCCCTGTCATCGTCATGGAGCCCATCAAGGGAGGGAATCTGGTTCAAGTACCAGAAAAAGCAGAGATGTTGATGAAGACTTACGACTCCAACGCTTCCATACCATCCTGGGCCTTGCGTTTTGCAGCCAGTCAAAAAGGGGTTTTCATGGTTTTGAGCGGCATGAACGCCATGGAACAGATAGAAGACAATATGAATGCCTTGGATCCATTTATTCCTCTGAATGAAAGGGAGTACTCCATTATCGGACAGGTAGTAGAGGCGATCAACGAATATACAGCCATTGACTGCACCACATGCGGATATTGTGAGAAAGAGTGTCCCCAAAACATTGCCATTCCAGACTATTTTTCCTTGTACAATAGCGCAAAAAGAAACACAGGGGACAATCGTTCCAGCCAATTTGTCTACTATATGAACTTGACGGCCACCAGAGGGAAGGCATCGGATTGTATCGAATGCAGAAAATGTGAAAGTGCCTGTCCCCAGCATTTGGAAATCAGCCAACTCTTAAAGGATGTGGCAGCAGAATTTGAAAAAGGGCCGGGGCTACCTTCCAGAAAGTAA
- a CDS encoding acylphosphatase, which produces MSLKKYFKDVKNSYVLRQVQKIELPHFEEGPTVHQRLVFHGRVQKVGFRLEIFELSKKLGLSGWVRNQKDGSVEAQIHGEQNRIRFLIHFMESLKRAKVVAVDIIDLPVENDPIPFHIRTDEIP; this is translated from the coding sequence ATGAGCTTGAAAAAATATTTTAAAGATGTAAAAAACAGTTACGTCCTCCGGCAAGTGCAAAAGATCGAACTTCCCCATTTTGAAGAAGGTCCCACCGTACATCAACGTTTGGTCTTTCACGGAAGAGTCCAGAAAGTGGGATTTCGTTTGGAGATCTTTGAATTGTCAAAAAAACTGGGTCTTTCCGGCTGGGTCCGCAATCAAAAGGACGGCAGCGTGGAAGCTCAAATACACGGAGAACAAAACAGGATACGATTTCTCATTCATTTCATGGAATCTTTAAAACGGGCGAAAGTTGTCGCCGTGGACATCATCGATCTGCCAGTAGAGAATGATCCTATACCTTTTCATATACGAACCGATGAAATCCCCTGA
- a CDS encoding Crp/Fnr family transcriptional regulator: MNRKLRYFDQSVNVPEDWLQSIQTTEANLYKTGERIYRQEETAHHFYYLKKGRIQAFVTSPDGTEKKLTSYGPGDIFGEASFFDGFPRISSARAQEDSLVISLNQTDVLSLFQAHPTFAFTLMVHLSKKVRMLSREIDDLTFLTAEKRIAQYLLQQGDQNNGLIKGTQEEIGNAVGVRRVTVSRILRQFAQKKWIATRYRQIEILDPTSLKRFHLEP, encoded by the coding sequence ATGAACCGAAAACTTCGCTATTTCGACCAATCTGTTAATGTGCCGGAAGACTGGCTTCAATCCATTCAAACCACAGAAGCTAATTTATACAAAACGGGAGAACGAATCTATCGTCAGGAAGAAACCGCCCATCATTTCTATTACTTGAAAAAAGGAAGGATCCAAGCTTTTGTCACTTCGCCCGATGGAACAGAGAAAAAATTGACGAGTTACGGACCCGGCGACATTTTTGGTGAAGCATCATTTTTTGATGGATTCCCACGCATTTCATCTGCAAGAGCTCAAGAGGATTCACTGGTCATCTCCCTGAACCAAACAGACGTGTTGAGTTTGTTTCAAGCCCATCCCACATTCGCCTTCACCTTGATGGTCCATCTGTCAAAAAAAGTTCGAATGCTAAGCCGGGAAATCGACGACTTGACGTTTTTGACGGCGGAAAAACGCATCGCCCAGTATTTGTTGCAGCAGGGGGATCAAAACAACGGTCTGATCAAAGGGACACAGGAAGAGATCGGAAACGCCGTTGGAGTACGCCGTGTGACCGTCAGTCGTATTTTACGACAGTTTGCACAAAAAAAGTGGATCGCCACCCGATATCGACAGATCGAGATCCTGGATCCGACATCGTTGAAGCGATTCCACCTGGAACCATGA
- a CDS encoding 3-isopropylmalate dehydratase large subunit, with protein sequence MGKTIAEKIFDAHRVEEPFPGTHVLKLDSVFCHEITTPIAITDLMARGMDRVFDPTKIKAVIDHVTPAKDSKTAAQGKILRDWARRHDIKDFFDIGRNGVCHAIFPEKGFVRPGYTVIMGDSHTCTHGAFGAFAAGVGTTDLEVGILKGVCAFRFPKTIKFVLKGTLQPGVYAKDLILFIIRELTVNGATDMVIEFTGPVVDDMSMEARMTLCNMAIEAGGTSGICYPDRTTVDYLWEFIQDEFDSKEQAVEEYAKWKSDEDAVYEKVYEFDISQLEPMVTFGYKPDQVKTVHEMEGEPIDQIYIGSCTNGRIEDLREAAKVLKDKKISDRVRGIVSPATPGVYKKALQEGIIEIFQDAGFCVTNPTCGACLGMSNGVLADGEVCASTTNRNFNGRMGKGGMVHLMSPATAAASAIEGKITNSPLYEGGVL encoded by the coding sequence ATGGGAAAAACAATCGCAGAAAAAATATTTGATGCTCACCGAGTGGAAGAACCTTTTCCAGGAACCCACGTTTTAAAATTGGACAGTGTCTTTTGTCATGAAATCACCACACCCATCGCCATTACAGACCTGATGGCTCGCGGAATGGATCGAGTTTTTGATCCGACAAAGATCAAGGCAGTCATCGATCATGTGACACCGGCCAAGGATTCAAAAACGGCGGCACAAGGGAAGATCCTCCGAGATTGGGCAAGAAGACATGATATAAAGGACTTTTTTGACATCGGGAGAAACGGGGTATGCCACGCTATATTCCCGGAGAAAGGATTTGTCCGACCCGGATATACAGTGATTATGGGAGATTCCCACACATGTACCCATGGCGCTTTCGGAGCTTTTGCAGCCGGGGTGGGTACTACCGATCTGGAAGTGGGGATCCTGAAAGGCGTTTGCGCTTTCCGTTTTCCGAAAACCATTAAATTCGTTTTAAAGGGGACCTTGCAGCCCGGAGTCTATGCAAAAGATCTGATCCTCTTCATCATTCGAGAGCTGACCGTCAACGGAGCAACGGACATGGTCATTGAATTTACAGGTCCCGTAGTGGACGACATGAGCATGGAAGCGCGAATGACCTTATGCAACATGGCCATTGAGGCAGGCGGAACCAGCGGGATTTGTTATCCGGATCGGACGACGGTGGATTATCTATGGGAATTCATCCAGGATGAGTTCGACTCAAAGGAGCAAGCTGTCGAAGAGTATGCAAAATGGAAATCGGACGAAGATGCCGTTTACGAAAAAGTGTACGAGTTCGACATTTCCCAACTGGAACCCATGGTGACATTTGGTTACAAACCGGATCAAGTGAAGACGGTCCATGAAATGGAAGGGGAACCTATCGATCAGATCTACATCGGTAGCTGCACCAACGGGCGGATCGAAGATTTGCGAGAGGCCGCCAAGGTGCTAAAAGACAAGAAGATCAGCGATCGTGTCCGAGGGATCGTCAGTCCGGCAACACCGGGGGTGTATAAAAAAGCGCTGCAGGAAGGCATCATCGAAATATTTCAAGACGCCGGCTTTTGTGTGACGAACCCTACTTGTGGTGCATGTTTGGGCATGAGCAATGGTGTTCTGGCGGATGGAGAAGTTTGTGCATCCACCACTAACCGAAATTTTAATGGAAGAATGGGCAAAGGGGGCATGGTACATTTGATGAGTCCAGCCACTGCCGCCGCATCTGCCATTGAAGGAAAGATCACCAATTCTCCACTTTACGAAGGCGGGGTGCTTTAA
- a CDS encoding 3-isopropylmalate dehydratase small subunit, protein MKVFKGKALFLDRNDINTDEIIPAKYLTEITKEALKPYLLEDLTLPGFDSEADVIDKAFIVSRENFGCGSSREHAPWALEVNGIYAVIAESFARIFRQNMFNCGMYAIELPAETIDHLFQDYAGKDVTMKIDVDKDQLIITADGRDEIIGFSIGGFDKTLVMEDGWVGYADKNY, encoded by the coding sequence ATGAAAGTATTTAAAGGTAAAGCATTATTTTTGGACCGAAATGACATCAATACCGACGAGATCATCCCAGCCAAGTATCTGACAGAGATCACAAAAGAAGCATTGAAGCCTTACTTGCTGGAGGATTTGACGTTGCCTGGCTTTGACAGTGAAGCAGATGTGATAGACAAAGCCTTCATCGTAAGCCGGGAAAACTTCGGATGCGGTTCTTCCCGAGAACATGCGCCTTGGGCGTTGGAAGTCAACGGGATCTATGCGGTCATAGCGGAAAGCTTCGCTCGGATCTTTCGACAAAACATGTTCAATTGCGGAATGTATGCCATCGAGTTGCCCGCAGAAACCATTGATCATCTGTTTCAAGACTATGCAGGGAAAGACGTTACCATGAAGATCGATGTGGACAAGGACCAGTTGATCATAACGGCAGACGGTAGGGATGAGATCATTGGATTTTCCATTGGAGGTTTTGATAAAACCTTGGTAATGGAAGACGGATGGGTCGGCTACGCAGACAAGAACTATTGA
- a CDS encoding HAD family hydrolase, translating into MILAFDLDGTLLDENQRIPDSTIKLLKELQKKGMQIAVATGRSYSACKYYAKLINADYVVACNGALIVDGSDDRILHKKPIPKETAEEVLSLLYAHGDKLKIQWDSFETYYTNSILPFEQEYVDAFLRHYPDEIFSMEVVDSLAKWEYLRMKKAHKEIYQIFTFSMVKPPEEYEQVLAKLDCYEDIQYVDFKKSYTDVTHKNVSKGKALKFLAKKHDYTHEHVMAFGDQYNDVSMLSYAGISVAMGNADESIKDIAKHVTSSNKEGGVESFLIDFFKV; encoded by the coding sequence ATGATTCTCGCATTTGATTTGGATGGAACGCTGCTGGATGAAAATCAACGCATACCAGACAGTACAATAAAACTATTAAAAGAATTGCAAAAGAAGGGAATGCAGATCGCTGTGGCCACAGGAAGAAGTTATTCCGCCTGCAAATACTATGCAAAACTCATCAATGCCGATTATGTGGTCGCCTGCAATGGAGCTCTTATCGTTGACGGGAGTGACGACCGGATCCTTCATAAAAAGCCGATCCCCAAAGAAACTGCAGAGGAAGTATTGTCTTTGCTGTATGCTCACGGGGATAAGTTGAAAATACAATGGGATAGTTTTGAAACTTATTACACCAACAGTATTTTGCCGTTTGAACAGGAATACGTGGATGCTTTTCTTCGACATTATCCAGACGAGATATTCTCCATGGAAGTGGTGGATTCTCTTGCCAAATGGGAATATTTGCGGATGAAGAAAGCCCATAAGGAAATCTATCAGATATTTACTTTTTCCATGGTGAAACCACCAGAGGAATATGAACAAGTCCTTGCAAAATTGGACTGCTATGAAGATATCCAGTACGTAGACTTCAAAAAAAGTTATACGGATGTTACTCACAAGAACGTAAGCAAAGGAAAAGCCTTGAAATTCTTGGCGAAAAAGCACGATTATACACATGAACATGTTATGGCATTCGGTGACCAGTACAACGACGTGTCCATGCTTTCTTATGCCGGTATATCTGTGGCTATGGGAAACGCAGACGAATCCATCAAGGATATTGCCAAACACGTGACCAGTTCCAATAAGGAGGGGGGAGTGGAAAGCTTCTTGATCGACTTTTTTAAAGTTTAA